A section of the Rossellomorea marisflavi genome encodes:
- the secA gene encoding preprotein translocase subunit SecA, whose protein sequence is MLGLLNKVFDGNKREIKKLEKLADQIEALGPEMERLTDDQIRERTVRFQERYQKGEELDDMLVEAFAVVREAARRVLGLYPYRVQLMGGAALHGGNISEMKTGEGKTLTATMPVYLNAITGKGVHVVTVNEYLASRDAEEMGRLYEFLGLSVGLNLNSMGKEEKREAYSADITYGTNNEFGFDYLRDNMVLYKEQMVQRPLHFAVIDEVDSILIDEARTPLIISGNAQRTPQLYIQANAVVRTLNKEDDFTYDEKTKSVQLTEDGISKVEKAFHIDNLFDITHVTLNHHITQALKAHVSMHRDVDYVVQEGEIIIVDSFTGRLMKGRRYSDGLHQSIEAKEGLEIQNESMTMATITFQNYFRMYEKLSGMTGTAKTEEEEFRNIYNMNVIVIPTNKEIVRDDRADLIYASMEGKFLAVVEDIKERHEKGQPVLVGTVAVETSELISKLLTKKGVRHNVLNAKNHGREAEIILEAGQPGSVTIATNMAGRGTDIKLGEGVIELGGLAVIGTERHESRRIDNQLRGRSGRQGDPGVTQFYLSMEDELMRRFGSDNMKSMMERLGMDDTQPIQSKMVSRAVESAQKRVEGNNFDARKQLLQYDDVLRQQREIIYKQRYEVIDSENLRDIVDGMIKSVIERQVAAHTQEEEMENWNLQGIIDYVNANLLPEGEVNENELRGKEPEEIVDIIFQDVHHQLNEKEDDMSEEQMREFEKVILLRAVDQKWIDHIDAMDQLRQGIHLRAYGQTDPLREYQHEGFAMFENMIISIEEDVAKYIMKAEIKNNLERQEVAKGQAVNPKEDGEKAKRKPLRRKESIGRNDPCPCGSGKKYKHCHGITG, encoded by the coding sequence ATGCTTGGATTATTGAATAAAGTGTTTGATGGAAATAAAAGAGAAATCAAGAAGCTCGAAAAGCTTGCTGATCAAATAGAAGCCCTCGGTCCTGAAATGGAGCGCCTGACGGATGATCAAATCCGTGAGCGTACGGTCCGCTTCCAGGAGCGCTATCAAAAAGGGGAAGAACTCGATGATATGCTCGTCGAGGCGTTTGCAGTTGTTCGTGAAGCGGCACGCCGTGTACTCGGTCTTTATCCTTACCGCGTCCAGCTCATGGGGGGTGCCGCCCTTCATGGAGGAAACATCTCCGAGATGAAGACCGGTGAAGGTAAAACATTGACGGCGACGATGCCGGTTTACCTGAATGCCATCACGGGCAAAGGCGTCCACGTGGTCACGGTCAATGAATACCTGGCCAGCCGTGATGCTGAAGAAATGGGCAGACTGTATGAGTTCCTCGGCCTTTCCGTCGGGTTGAACCTCAACTCCATGGGGAAAGAAGAGAAGCGCGAAGCATACAGCGCCGACATCACCTACGGTACGAATAATGAATTCGGATTCGACTACCTGCGTGATAACATGGTCCTTTATAAAGAGCAGATGGTACAGCGTCCCCTTCACTTCGCCGTGATCGATGAGGTCGACTCCATCTTGATCGATGAAGCCCGTACGCCGCTTATCATTTCCGGTAACGCACAGCGTACGCCTCAACTCTACATCCAGGCGAACGCCGTCGTGCGCACCCTGAACAAAGAAGATGATTTTACGTATGATGAGAAGACGAAGAGCGTCCAGCTGACCGAAGACGGAATCAGCAAGGTCGAGAAGGCATTCCATATCGACAACCTCTTCGATATCACCCACGTCACCCTGAACCACCATATCACGCAAGCGCTGAAAGCTCATGTAAGCATGCACCGCGACGTGGACTATGTGGTACAGGAAGGCGAGATCATCATCGTCGATTCCTTCACGGGACGTCTGATGAAGGGACGCCGCTACAGCGACGGTCTTCACCAGTCCATCGAAGCGAAGGAAGGCCTGGAGATCCAGAACGAAAGCATGACCATGGCCACCATCACATTCCAGAACTACTTCCGTATGTACGAAAAGCTATCCGGTATGACCGGTACGGCGAAGACGGAAGAAGAGGAATTCCGCAACATCTATAACATGAACGTCATCGTCATCCCGACGAATAAGGAAATCGTCCGTGATGACCGTGCCGATCTGATCTATGCGTCCATGGAAGGGAAGTTCCTTGCAGTGGTCGAGGATATCAAAGAGCGTCATGAGAAGGGGCAGCCGGTCCTCGTCGGTACAGTCGCCGTCGAAACATCCGAGCTCATCTCGAAGCTCCTGACGAAAAAAGGCGTACGCCATAACGTCCTCAATGCGAAGAACCACGGTCGCGAGGCGGAGATCATCCTGGAAGCGGGACAACCTGGATCCGTTACGATCGCCACGAACATGGCCGGTCGTGGTACGGATATCAAACTGGGTGAAGGCGTCATCGAGCTTGGCGGACTGGCCGTCATCGGTACAGAACGTCATGAATCCCGCCGTATCGATAATCAGCTCCGTGGACGTTCCGGACGTCAAGGGGACCCGGGTGTCACCCAATTCTATCTCTCCATGGAAGATGAGCTGATGCGCCGCTTCGGCTCCGACAACATGAAGAGCATGATGGAGCGCCTCGGGATGGATGATACGCAACCGATCCAAAGCAAGATGGTCAGCCGTGCCGTCGAGTCCGCCCAGAAACGGGTCGAGGGGAATAACTTCGATGCCCGTAAGCAGCTCCTCCAATATGATGATGTCCTTCGCCAGCAGCGTGAGATCATCTACAAGCAGCGTTATGAAGTCATCGATTCCGAAAACCTCCGCGACATCGTGGACGGTATGATCAAATCGGTCATCGAGCGTCAGGTGGCTGCCCATACGCAGGAAGAAGAGATGGAAAACTGGAACCTTCAAGGCATCATTGATTACGTCAATGCGAACCTGCTCCCTGAAGGCGAAGTGAATGAAAACGAGCTTCGCGGCAAAGAGCCGGAAGAGATCGTAGACATCATCTTCCAGGATGTCCATCACCAGCTTAATGAAAAAGAAGACGATATGTCTGAAGAGCAGATGCGTGAGTTTGAGAAAGTCATCCTTCTCCGCGCTGTCGATCAAAAATGGATCGATCATATCGATGCCATGGATCAGCTCAGACAGGGTATCCACCTCCGTGCGTACGGTCAGACCGATCCGCTTCGTGAATACCAGCATGAAGGTTTCGCCATGTTCGAGAACATGATCATCTCCATCGAGGAAGATGTCGCAAAATACATCATGAAGGCTGAAATCAAAAACAACCTTGAGCGCCAGGAAGTGGCTAAAGGCCAGGCCGTCAACCCGAAGGAAGACGGTGAGAAGGCGAAGAGGAAGCCCCTCCGCCGCAAGGAAAGCATCGGACGAAATGATCCATGCCCATGCGGAAGCGGGAAGAAATATAAGCACTGCCACGGGATAACCGGATAA
- a CDS encoding REP-associated tyrosine transposase, whose protein sequence is MPRTKRIWVPGDMYHITARGNRKNNLFRDRKDYHHYLTLLQKVIIRYPFHLHSYCLMPNHIHLIIGTIDHSPSSIMHYLHSVYARYFNKRYDYVGHLFQDRYYSKPIRNHKQLLDTSAYVHLNPVKANYTKLAEDYPWSSYSVYVKGSSTSLVHTQLILSLLGEDSRQKYKLYVETRRSINDWKV, encoded by the coding sequence ATGCCAAGAACCAAAAGAATCTGGGTGCCGGGTGACATGTACCATATCACTGCTAGAGGAAATCGTAAGAATAACCTCTTTCGCGACAGAAAGGATTATCACCACTACCTCACACTCCTACAAAAAGTAATAATTCGCTACCCTTTCCACCTCCATTCATACTGCCTCATGCCTAACCACATTCACCTCATCATCGGTACCATCGATCACTCCCCATCTTCCATCATGCACTACCTTCACTCGGTATACGCCCGCTATTTCAATAAAAGGTACGACTATGTCGGTCATCTCTTCCAGGACCGCTATTACTCAAAGCCCATTCGAAACCACAAACAACTCCTCGATACAAGCGCCTACGTTCATCTTAATCCCGTAAAAGCAAACTATACGAAACTAGCAGAAGATTATCCTTGGAGCAGTTATTCTGTTTACGTAAAAGGATCCTCAACTTCACTGGTCCATACACAGCTAATCCTCTCACTACTGGGCGAAGATTCCCGCCAAAAATACAAGCTTTATGTAGAAACAAGAAGGAGTATTAACGATTGGAAAGTGTAA
- the hpf gene encoding ribosome hibernation-promoting factor, HPF/YfiA family — protein sequence MLNYNIRGENIEVTPAIREHVEKKISKLERYFNETPDANVHVNLKVYPDKNTKTEVTIPMPNLVLRAEERNTDMYAAIDLIVDKLERQIRKHKTRVNRKMREKGSPKEFFAAQEDLGNVAPNGVAEPEVDELEDDTEVVRTKNFNLKPMDSEEAILQMNMLGHTFFIFTDAETNATNIVYKRRDGKYGLIETH from the coding sequence ATGTTGAATTACAACATTCGTGGCGAGAACATTGAGGTAACTCCAGCTATTCGAGAACACGTGGAGAAGAAGATCAGTAAGTTGGAGCGTTATTTCAATGAAACTCCTGATGCAAATGTGCACGTTAACTTGAAAGTCTATCCTGATAAAAATACCAAGACGGAAGTGACGATCCCGATGCCGAATCTGGTGCTTCGCGCAGAAGAGCGGAACACGGATATGTATGCGGCGATCGATTTAATAGTCGATAAGCTTGAGCGTCAAATCCGTAAGCATAAGACGCGGGTAAACCGCAAGATGCGTGAGAAGGGCAGTCCGAAGGAGTTCTTCGCGGCTCAGGAGGATCTTGGGAATGTGGCACCGAACGGGGTGGCAGAGCCTGAAGTGGATGAGCTCGAGGATGATACGGAAGTAGTGCGTACGAAGAATTTCAATCTGAAGCCGATGGACAGCGAGGAAGCGATCCTTCAGATGAATATGCTCGGGCACACGTTCTTCATCTTCACGGATGCGGAGACGAACGCAACCAATATCGTATACAAGCGTAGAGACGGCAAGTACGGCCTGATCGAAACGCATTAA
- a CDS encoding flagellar hook-associated protein 2 has product MRVGGLASGMDTDQIISDLMKAERIPLDKLNQKKQYLEWQRDDYREMNSQMLNFSNMIFDGVMKQATYIQKTVNISNPNDISIKNLASTSDFNGTIKVEKLATSATMYGQQADAGFDPKKKLSESLTLIGQQTIKVKAINADGTMPDKFTEIVFDPTAETMESLLSKINSKTGVTMFFDEKTKQMSVMSKNSGSGGSEAEIQLEGDFFGEMGLDATNVIAKDAGRGSVGENAIFTYNGMQTERSSNTFVINGVEITLKNASNTNVTFSSAPDVDKIMESIVKFVDEYNKLIEKVNGEVNKSKFRDFQPLTSEQKKDMSEDEIKLWEEKARSGTLRNDSVLTSGLNKMRTDLYTSVSGGSKDVNQLTQIGIKTSSNYLDRGKLIIDESKLKEAISKDPNAIYDLFAKNGTTSAEQGIARRMRETLKTTMTNVEKKAGKSSAVNDTFSIGKLLKNMDSQITRFEERMKQVESRYWSQFTAMEKAVQRANSQSAYLMQQFS; this is encoded by the coding sequence ATGAGAGTAGGCGGACTCGCCAGCGGTATGGATACCGATCAAATCATCAGCGACTTGATGAAGGCAGAGCGAATCCCTTTAGATAAATTGAATCAAAAGAAGCAGTACCTCGAGTGGCAGCGTGATGACTACCGGGAAATGAATAGCCAAATGCTCAATTTCAGTAATATGATCTTTGATGGTGTCATGAAGCAGGCGACATACATCCAAAAGACGGTGAATATTTCTAACCCGAATGACATTTCGATTAAAAATCTGGCATCCACTTCCGACTTTAATGGAACGATCAAAGTTGAGAAACTGGCAACCTCTGCAACTATGTATGGTCAGCAAGCAGACGCAGGTTTTGATCCAAAGAAAAAACTAAGCGAATCCTTGACATTAATAGGGCAACAAACCATTAAAGTGAAAGCAATTAATGCAGATGGTACGATGCCGGATAAATTCACGGAGATTGTATTTGACCCAACGGCAGAAACCATGGAAAGCCTTCTTTCGAAAATCAACTCGAAAACTGGGGTCACCATGTTTTTCGATGAGAAGACGAAACAGATGTCTGTGATGAGTAAGAACAGTGGAAGTGGTGGTTCAGAAGCTGAAATTCAGCTTGAGGGGGATTTCTTTGGAGAAATGGGTCTTGATGCGACGAATGTAATAGCAAAAGATGCAGGAAGAGGATCGGTTGGAGAAAACGCTATTTTCACCTATAACGGCATGCAGACCGAGCGATCTTCCAATACCTTCGTCATTAACGGAGTCGAGATTACCTTGAAGAATGCATCCAACACGAATGTAACCTTCTCTTCAGCACCTGATGTAGATAAAATCATGGAATCCATCGTCAAGTTTGTAGATGAGTACAACAAGCTGATTGAGAAGGTCAACGGCGAAGTGAACAAATCGAAGTTCCGTGACTTTCAGCCTCTAACATCTGAACAGAAGAAGGATATGTCGGAAGATGAAATTAAGCTGTGGGAAGAAAAAGCCCGGAGCGGGACTCTCCGCAATGATTCCGTCCTCACATCTGGATTGAATAAAATGCGTACAGATCTATATACATCGGTCTCTGGTGGGAGCAAGGATGTTAATCAGCTTACACAAATAGGAATCAAAACATCAAGTAACTACCTCGATCGGGGAAAATTAATCATTGATGAATCCAAGCTCAAGGAAGCCATCTCAAAAGATCCGAACGCCATCTATGATCTTTTTGCCAAGAATGGTACGACCTCGGCTGAGCAGGGGATTGCACGTCGTATGAGGGAGACCCTCAAAACAACAATGACGAATGTGGAAAAAAAGGCAGGTAAATCATCAGCAGTTAACGATACATTCTCCATCGGAAAGTTACTGAAAAACATGGATTCGCAAATTACACGTTTTGAGGAACGTATGAAGCAAGTCGAAAGCCGTTACTGGAGCCAGTTTACGGCTATGGAGAAAGCAGTACAACGAGCAAATTCCCAGTCTGCTTATCTCATGCAACAGTTCTCATAA
- the fliS gene encoding flagellar export chaperone FliS — protein sequence MAINNPYAAYQNNSVNTAAPGELTLMLYNGCLKFLHIAKQAINEKNIELKNTNIQKAQAIIHELLVTLDTNVEVSKNLLSLYEYINHRLTEANIKNDLSILEEVEGYVTDFRNTWKQVIQMNRQKQYAGQSGQA from the coding sequence ATGGCCATCAACAACCCATATGCCGCCTACCAGAATAACTCTGTCAATACCGCGGCGCCAGGGGAACTCACCCTCATGCTCTACAATGGCTGCCTGAAGTTTCTTCACATTGCAAAACAAGCCATAAACGAAAAAAACATTGAATTGAAAAACACCAATATCCAAAAGGCTCAAGCGATTATTCACGAACTTCTGGTCACATTGGATACGAATGTCGAAGTCTCGAAGAATCTCCTGTCATTATACGAATACATCAATCACAGACTGACTGAAGCCAATATTAAAAACGATCTGTCTATCTTGGAAGAAGTAGAGGGCTATGTCACTGACTTCCGGAATACATGGAAACAAGTAATTCAGATGAATCGCCAAAAGCAATACGCTGGCCAGAGTGGACAAGCATAA
- the prfB gene encoding peptide chain release factor 2 (programmed frameshift): MEHAEIRSELEKSAKTLADFRGSLDLENKEARIQELDEIMVQPDFWDDQQKAQGLINEGNGLKDLVNEYNALLESHENLELTLELLKEEPDEELQEELEGELEELITRLNDYELQLLLSEEHDKNNAILELHPGAGGTESQDWGSMLLRMYTRWAEKRGFKVETLDYLPGDEAGIKSVTLGIKGHNAYGYLKAEKGVHRLVRISPFDSSGRRHTSFVSCEVMPEFNEEINIEIRTEDLKIDTYRASGAGGQHINTTDSAVRITHLPTNVVVTCQSERSQIKNRESAMKMLKAKLYQRRIEEQEQELAEIRGEQKEIGWGSQIRSYVFHPYSMVKDHRTNTESGNVQGVMDGDLDPFINAYLRSKIQ, encoded by the exons ATGGAACATGCAGAAATTCGATCAGAGTTAGAAAAATCAGCTAAGACATTAGCGGACTTCAGGGGGTCTCTT GACTTAGAAAACAAAGAGGCACGAATCCAGGAGCTCGATGAAATCATGGTCCAACCCGATTTCTGGGATGACCAGCAAAAAGCACAAGGCTTGATCAATGAAGGGAACGGCCTGAAAGATCTGGTGAATGAATACAATGCACTCCTTGAATCTCATGAGAACCTTGAGCTGACCCTCGAACTACTGAAGGAAGAGCCTGACGAGGAGCTTCAAGAGGAGCTTGAAGGCGAGCTTGAAGAGCTCATCACCCGTTTGAATGACTACGAACTTCAGCTTCTACTCAGTGAAGAACATGATAAAAATAATGCCATCCTTGAGCTCCATCCGGGTGCTGGTGGTACCGAGTCACAGGACTGGGGCTCCATGCTTCTCCGTATGTACACGCGCTGGGCAGAGAAACGCGGATTCAAAGTGGAGACCCTGGATTATCTTCCAGGCGATGAAGCCGGAATCAAGAGCGTCACACTCGGCATCAAGGGGCATAACGCCTACGGCTATCTGAAAGCGGAAAAAGGCGTTCACCGTCTTGTCCGTATCTCGCCGTTCGATTCGTCAGGCCGCCGACACACGTCCTTCGTGTCATGTGAGGTCATGCCGGAATTCAACGAAGAGATCAACATCGAAATCCGTACAGAGGATCTGAAGATCGATACGTACCGTGCAAGTGGTGCCGGTGGTCAGCATATCAATACGACCGACTCCGCCGTGCGGATCACGCATCTACCGACGAACGTCGTCGTGACCTGTCAGTCCGAGCGTTCACAGATCAAGAACCGTGAGTCAGCCATGAAGATGCTGAAAGCGAAGCTTTATCAGCGCAGGATCGAAGAGCAGGAGCAAGAGCTTGCCGAGATCCGTGGTGAGCAGAAAGAAATCGGATGGGGAAGCCAGATCCGTTCCTACGTATTCCATCCGTACTCCATGGTGAAAGATCACCGTACGAATACGGAATCAGGAAACGTGCAGGGCGTCATGGACGGAGATCTTGATCCGTTCATCAACGCGTACCTGCGTTCGAAAATCCAATAA
- a CDS encoding flagellar protein FliT: protein MSAVLECHGITKQLKALLEGEEDRDSKINTIDSLLVEREQLLPSITPPYSLEEQRLGREIVLWNKQINQKLAGLKIDIKRDMNGVSKTKTTVQRYTNPYESMQTDGMFYDKRN from the coding sequence ATGAGTGCTGTCCTTGAATGCCACGGCATTACGAAACAGCTGAAAGCCCTTTTGGAGGGGGAAGAAGATCGTGACTCTAAGATTAATACCATCGATAGCCTTCTAGTGGAAAGAGAGCAGCTTCTGCCCTCAATCACGCCACCGTACTCTTTAGAGGAACAGCGTTTGGGACGAGAAATCGTCCTATGGAACAAACAGATTAATCAAAAGCTGGCAGGTTTGAAGATCGATATAAAGCGGGATATGAATGGCGTCAGTAAAACAAAAACGACCGTTCAGAGATACACCAATCCATATGAGTCAATGCAAACGGATGGAATGTTTTACGATAAGCGAAATTAA
- a CDS encoding YitT family protein codes for MVLKGRGRNIDPAREKWLEYVFVIIGSAIVAIAFNVFLLPNEVASGGVSGISTILKGVLDWKPAYVQWAFNIPLFIAGLIFLGLQFGVKTAIGTIFLPLVVFLTESWEPWTTDPLLGALFGGIGVGLGLGIVFRGKASTGGTDLAAQIVNKFTGLSLGTCVALIDGMIVLSAAIVFDIERGLYALIGLYVTSKTIDLVQVGISRSKMALVITNKQEEIREGILHKIDRGVTKLSAYGGYTDDERPILMVVVDQTEFTKLKQLVKTIDPSAFVVTMDASEVLGEGFKRV; via the coding sequence ATGGTATTGAAGGGGAGAGGGCGGAATATAGATCCAGCCCGGGAGAAATGGCTTGAATATGTATTTGTAATCATCGGCTCGGCCATCGTGGCCATTGCCTTCAACGTGTTCCTGCTGCCGAATGAGGTTGCCTCCGGCGGGGTGAGCGGGATATCCACGATCTTGAAAGGGGTTCTCGATTGGAAGCCTGCGTACGTGCAATGGGCATTCAATATCCCCTTATTCATTGCCGGATTGATTTTCCTCGGTCTTCAGTTCGGAGTGAAAACAGCGATCGGAACTATATTTCTTCCATTAGTTGTATTCCTCACAGAGAGCTGGGAGCCTTGGACGACGGATCCCCTTCTCGGAGCACTATTTGGCGGAATCGGAGTCGGTTTAGGTTTAGGAATCGTCTTCAGGGGGAAAGCATCTACTGGAGGGACCGATCTGGCAGCTCAGATCGTCAATAAATTTACCGGTCTTTCCCTTGGTACATGTGTAGCCCTCATCGATGGGATGATCGTCCTTTCGGCGGCCATCGTCTTCGATATCGAGCGTGGTCTCTACGCTCTCATTGGCCTATACGTGACAAGCAAGACGATCGACCTCGTCCAGGTCGGCATCAGCCGGTCGAAGATGGCGCTGGTCATCACGAACAAACAGGAAGAGATCCGTGAAGGGATCCTGCATAAGATCGATCGCGGTGTGACAAAACTATCAGCATACGGTGGTTATACCGATGATGAACGCCCGATCCTGATGGTGGTCGTCGATCAAACGGAATTCACAAAACTGAAACAACTGGTCAAAACCATTGATCCATCAGCATTTGTCGTCACAATGGATGCTTCGGAAGTCCTCGGGGAAGGTTTCAAACGGGTCTAA
- the flaG gene encoding flagellar protein FlaG: MAGGTIGIHTQQKVSNYMNELIQNVRVEEKQSAPIEKPVSETSVKTALNGMNEFVSSANTHLKFEYHDRLNEYYVTIVDDVTQEIVKEIPAKKFLDMHADMAEFMGLVVDKKA; the protein is encoded by the coding sequence ATGGCAGGTGGAACAATTGGGATACACACTCAACAAAAAGTAAGCAACTACATGAACGAGTTGATACAGAATGTAAGGGTAGAGGAGAAGCAGTCCGCACCAATAGAGAAACCTGTTTCAGAAACATCCGTAAAGACTGCTTTGAACGGTATGAACGAGTTTGTATCTTCGGCTAATACTCATCTGAAGTTTGAATATCATGACCGACTCAATGAGTATTACGTAACGATCGTGGATGATGTTACTCAAGAGATAGTCAAAGAGATTCCCGCAAAAAAATTCTTGGATATGCATGCAGATATGGCTGAGTTTATGGGATTAGTAGTAGATAAGAAAGCGTAA
- a CDS encoding DUF1028 domain-containing protein, with product MTYSIVAHDPETQEWGIAVQSKFLAVGSVVPFAKAGVGAIATQSYANTAYGPEALRLLEEGKTAEEALELITKDDTERHLRQVGITDAHGNPATYTGEGCYDWAGGMTGKHVAVQGNILVDEQTVQAMLDTFEAASGSLADRLLTALSAGQDAGGDSRGMQSAALLVVKDEGGYGGFNDRYIDLRVDDHPSPIEELKRIFRMHQLYFKPSDSGRVVLIEGTLRDELDRELTRLGYKDPKKSLHQSLTDYLHTENFEMREQDESYIDLDVLDFMKNQGR from the coding sequence ATGACCTACTCCATCGTCGCCCATGACCCCGAAACCCAGGAATGGGGCATCGCCGTCCAGTCCAAATTCCTGGCCGTCGGCTCCGTCGTCCCGTTTGCCAAAGCAGGCGTCGGCGCCATTGCCACCCAGTCCTACGCCAATACCGCTTATGGTCCCGAAGCACTCCGTCTCCTCGAAGAAGGAAAAACGGCAGAGGAAGCCTTGGAGCTCATTACGAAAGACGACACTGAACGGCATCTCCGACAGGTAGGGATCACCGACGCCCATGGCAATCCGGCCACGTATACAGGAGAAGGCTGCTATGACTGGGCTGGAGGGATGACAGGGAAGCATGTGGCCGTTCAGGGGAATATCCTAGTGGACGAGCAAACGGTCCAAGCGATGCTCGATACGTTCGAAGCAGCATCCGGCTCTCTTGCCGATAGACTTCTCACCGCCCTGAGCGCCGGACAGGATGCAGGGGGCGACTCGAGGGGGATGCAGTCTGCCGCCCTTCTTGTGGTAAAAGATGAGGGTGGCTACGGAGGATTCAATGATCGCTACATCGATCTTCGTGTGGACGACCATCCATCGCCGATCGAGGAGCTGAAACGGATTTTCCGCATGCACCAACTTTACTTCAAACCGTCCGATTCCGGCCGGGTCGTCCTGATCGAAGGGACGCTCCGTGATGAATTGGACAGGGAACTCACGCGCTTAGGCTACAAGGACCCTAAGAAGTCGCTGCATCAGAGCCTGACGGATTATCTTCATACAGAGAACTTCGAGATGCGGGAGCAGGATGAAAGCTATATCGACCTCGATGTCCTCGATTTCATGAAAAATCAGGGACGTTGA
- a CDS encoding YecA family protein, whose protein sequence is MNEVTGMNTVGRNEPCPCGSGKKYKKCHGKENAIDIDALVKQELDVLQAQAYDFIATTQSPHMEELYHQYLSKMELMKADPDIYEMAFVSWYGVTQKDEEGLRLIDRFVDKQTVTRPQTAERLESWKKVRITAGSVEKVDDETLRVTEAITGDELLVKEAFGHMEDGSFFLGLLLPNGDSYIPFAQYFIYPIIQKGASEMVKIRFQQGEFDDLQEYLAGQYLELADVGFVLYGAEKRKAAKTPAPAEEKEETTGAIEGVEIWKTPEYIEAIKALQDYLEEKGENKKESALLVAVLEKYFYTERPTIRNPKIYSGAMVDMAKNIDEISIRHVQKELAEHFDVSANSISRRSKQIWESYQDTVYSMLKEQKA, encoded by the coding sequence ATGAATGAGGTAACAGGAATGAATACAGTTGGACGAAATGAACCTTGCCCATGTGGCAGCGGGAAAAAATATAAGAAATGTCACGGAAAAGAAAATGCCATTGATATCGATGCGCTGGTGAAGCAGGAGCTGGATGTGCTTCAGGCACAGGCGTATGATTTCATTGCGACGACGCAATCTCCCCACATGGAGGAGCTGTATCATCAGTATCTTTCCAAGATGGAGCTGATGAAGGCCGATCCCGATATTTATGAGATGGCGTTTGTGAGCTGGTATGGGGTGACCCAGAAGGATGAGGAAGGGCTCCGTCTTATCGACCGGTTCGTGGACAAGCAAACGGTGACCCGTCCACAGACGGCAGAACGTCTTGAGTCTTGGAAGAAGGTACGGATCACAGCGGGGAGCGTTGAGAAGGTCGATGACGAGACGCTTCGCGTGACGGAAGCCATCACGGGCGATGAGCTGTTGGTGAAGGAAGCGTTCGGACACATGGAAGATGGCAGCTTCTTCCTTGGGCTTCTGCTGCCGAATGGCGACAGCTACATCCCGTTCGCTCAATACTTCATCTATCCGATCATCCAGAAAGGGGCTTCGGAGATGGTGAAGATCCGCTTCCAGCAAGGCGAGTTTGACGACTTGCAAGAGTATCTTGCCGGGCAGTACCTTGAGCTTGCAGACGTCGGCTTCGTCCTGTACGGTGCCGAGAAGCGCAAGGCTGCGAAAACGCCTGCTCCTGCAGAGGAGAAAGAGGAGACGACGGGAGCCATCGAAGGCGTCGAGATCTGGAAGACTCCTGAGTACATAGAGGCCATCAAGGCCCTTCAGGATTACCTGGAGGAAAAAGGGGAGAACAAGAAGGAGAGTGCCCTTCTTGTTGCTGTGCTTGAGAAGTACTTCTACACTGAGCGTCCGACAATCCGCAATCCGAAGATCTATTCAGGTGCCATGGTCGATATGGCGAAGAATATCGACGAGATCAGCATCCGTCACGTGCAGAAGGAGCTTGCCGAGCATTTCGACGTATCGGCCAACAGCATCTCGAGACGGAGTAAGCAGATCTGGGAGAGCTACCAAGACACTGTGTACAGCATGCTGAAGGAACAAAAAGCTTAA